A genomic segment from Fusarium keratoplasticum isolate Fu6.1 chromosome 10, whole genome shotgun sequence encodes:
- a CDS encoding HET domain-containing protein, which produces MAAPQPPSPFSRLCQKCKVLELDEKSLPDSALDASVPECELALDWGLVPQIDVLKAKSCDSCHLVSSIISSWQLRKDLAHLPEHNRRASLCYVIRQKRLEALRIRIHHDGMDDIHYDCPIASTTAHPQGSPIGLESPPAHLDPKPLAWMESQIDSCVAHNHTPAQRNFVPDRLIRVDQGKLSLVLTRDSSNSQFHQGPSTELPYYAALTYCWGPPPHSDRQLKTKQANLSDHLKEIPEDKLPQAIKDAVLVTRALSIPYLWIDALCILQDVGSDWADQCTQMDNIYGNAYVTISAAVSENCEEGFIARKDVITVPFHLRDVSVPPAPIAIYFPSYQNTTAEDIAGATWVGRGWTFQERIASTRMLMFGKRNVHFQCRNGCFSMSKYQLEYPFNMVNRDLLNEGDVALIYEEWATEIAMEFSAYGLEFTRGTDILPSIAGLATLFSHRLRDDYLAGLWKKDLHRCLNWDLHRSDRLMRYKDLLDGLQHPAPYIAPSWSWASRSGLIMFAVYRTVYIMNARSECDVLEAVVQLKGTSASGEVTGGYLDISAKLYTGSQQLVYQEMDDGPGIARQTLHLGDQYLVDIETDCVLGDLFEERDGKSELNVPISFLLIGSTIEEERNQGKGGQDEFEGLRKGSGADGGGSENGAEPDRMAYGLLIHPAEKPGEFVRVGTFKSQCSQLGGLGFFEGCETKTVRLI; this is translated from the exons ATGGCTGCCCCTCAGCCTCCCTCACCGTTTTCCAGACTCTGCCAGAAGTGCAAAGTTCTTGAGCTGGACGAAAAATCACTCCCCGACTCCGCTCTGGACGCATCGGTGCCTGAGTGTGAACTCGCCCTTGACTGGGGGTTGGTGCCGCAAATAGACGTGCTCAAGGCGAAGAGCTGCGATTCTTGTCATCTCGTATCATCCATAATATCTTCTTGGCAGCTACGAAAGGATCTGGCACATCTCCCGGAGCACAATAGACGTGCGTCACTATGCTATGTGATCCGTCAAAAGAGACTCGAAGCTCTCCGTATCAGGATTCACCATG atgggatggatgataTCCATTATGATTGCCCTATCGCCTCAACCACTGCCCATCCCCAAGGATCACCGATAGGTCTTGAGAGTCCTCCAGCACACCTCGATCCCAAGCCACTTGCTTGGATGGAGTCGCAGATCGATTCATGTGTGGCTCACAACCACACGCCGGCGCAGCGGAACTTTGTCCCTGACCGACTCATCAGAGTCGACCAAGGCAAACTCTCTCTTGTCCTCACAAGGGACTCCTCCAACTCGCAGTTCCATCAAGGCCCATCTACTGAGCTACCATACTACGCTGCTCTTACTTACTGTTGGGGGCCACCTCCACATTCGGATAGGCAGCTCAAGACAAAGCAAGCTAACCTCTCAGATCACTTGAAGGAAATCCCAGAGGATAAGTTACCTCAAGCCATTAAAGATGCCGTTTTGGTAACCAGAGCGCTATCTATTCCATATCTATGGATCGATGCTCTTTGCATCCTCCAGGATGTAGGCTCAGACTGGGCTGATCAATGTACCCAGATGGACAACATTTATGGCAATGCATACGTCACCATCAGTGCTGCAGTGTCTGAGAACTGTGAAGAGGGCTTTATTGCGAGGAAGGATGTGATAACGGTTCCCTTTCATCTCCGAGATGTCTCCGTTCCTCCGGCGCCTATTGCTATTTATTTCCCCTCGTACCAGAACACGACCGCCGAAGACATTGCAGGCGCGACTTGGGTGGGTAGAGGCTGGACGTTCCAAGAGAGAATAGCGTCAACCCGCATGCTCATGTTCGGAAAAAGAAATGTACACTTCCAGTGTCGGAATGGCTGTTTCTCTATGAGCAAGTACCAACTTGAATATCCTTTCAACATGGTCAACCGGGACCTCCTAAACGAAGGTGATGTTGCGTTGATCTACGAGGAGTGGGCTACCGAAATTGCCATGGAGTTCAGCGCCTACGGCCTTGAATTCACGCGCGGAACAGATATCTTGCCGTCAATCGCCGGGCTTGCCACTTTGTTTTCCCACCGCTTGCGAGATGACTATCTGGCTGGTCTGTGGAAGAAGGACCTGCATCGGTGCCTCAATTGGGATCTACACCGCTCAGACAGACTCATGAGATACAAAGACCTCCTGGACGGGCTCCAGCATCCTGCTCCATACATAGCGCCCTCCTGGAGCTGGGCAAGTCGATCGGGCTTGATCATGTTCGCTGTGTACCGGACGGTGTACATCATGAATGCAAGGAGCGAATGCGATGTCCTAGAAGCTGTAGTTCAGCTCAAGGGCACGAGCGCGTCCGGAGAGGTGACGGGGGGGTATTTGGACATTTCAGCTAAACTCTACACCGGATCGCAACAGTTGGTGTATcaggagatggatgatggacCGGGAATTGCAAGACAGACGCTGCACTTGGGAGATCAGTACCTGGTGGACATTGAAACTGATTGCGTTCTGGGTGACCTCTTTGAGGAAAGGGACGGAAAAAGCGAGCTAAACGTGCCGATTAGCTTCCTACTCATCGGAAGTACCatagaggaggagaggaatCAGGGAAaaggaggtcaagacgaGTTTGAAGGTCTGAGGAAAGGGTCTGGCGCGGACGGCGGAGGCTCAGAAAATGGGGCCGAGCCGGACAGAATGGCGTATGGGCTTTTGATACACCCAGCAGAGAAGCCTGGCGAGTTTGTTCGAGTCGGGACTTTCAAGTCCCAGTGTTCTCAACTTGGGGGTCTTGGGTTCTTTGAGGGATGCGAGACCAAGACTGTACGGCTTATCTGA